The DNA segment AACTTGCATTTGAGTTGTATTATGCCTGACtagattaatgatatttgtagGTTGGTCCTTTGAGATGTTGGCCTGGTGGCTTGTGTCTCTCACGATCCATTGGTGATATGGATGTTGGTGAATTTATTGTCCCTGTACCACATGTAAAGCAAGTGAAGGTCAGTCACTGCTTTCCtgtgttttatgtttattagTTGCTTTTCTCATGCTTCCCTTGATTTTACTTTGGtgtatataatttgtttatctACTTAAGTATAGCTTCTTTTCTATCTCTGTGCTTCATAGGCAGAAATGGTGTCTACATTGCATGATTTTCTACCCATTTATAAagagcatttgaattttctttttttcctctcttaAGATTATCTATTGCcttttaaaagttgaaatgaatttttcttgCTTCGTTGCTGTAaatccttttgtatttttttcttcccaaAGTGCTTAAATCCTGCATTTTCCACTCGTGTCTGGTTTTGCAGCTTTCCACTGCTGGAGGCAGGATTATTCTCAGCAGTGATGGTGTCTGGGATGCTCTAAGTGCAGAAATGGCCCTTGATTGCTGTCGTGGCATGCCACCTGAGGCTGCAGCAACCCATATTGTGAAAGTATGAACATCTtttgcataattttttaatgttatagtTTCACCTAGTAATTTGTAACTTCTGTCATTTTGTGGTATGCAATATGCATTACTTGTTTCTGTTTCTTCCATTTATTCCtgtctcttttcttccttcagGAATCTGTGCAAGCAAAGGGACTTAGAGATGACACAACCTGCATTGTTATTGACATATTACCCCTGGAGAAGCCACCTACTTCTGTGCCAACACAAAAGAAACCGGTGAAAGGAATGCTTAAGTCTATTTTTCGCAAAAAGTCCTCTGAATCATCAACTTTTATTGAAAAAGAATACCTGGAGCCAGATGTGGTACAGGAACTATACGAGGAAGGGTCTGCTATGCTTTCAGAGAGGTTGGTTTTGTAGCAAGTGTTCTGAATGTTAGCATATTGCTCTCCAGTTATGTCTTCTGACATGGAAACATCTTTGTCTGAGATGCAGGTTAGAAACAAAATATCCACTTTGCAACATGTTCAAGTTGTTCATCTGTGCAGTGTGTCAGGTAGAGATTAAACCCGGGGAGGGTATTTCCATACATGAGGGTCTGACTAACCCAGGAAGATTGCGTCCCTGGGATGGGCCTTTCCTTTGCTCAAGTTgccaagaaaagaaagaagctaTGGAAGGGAAGCGAACATCAGGTATTTTGATAATTCTTGCTTGTTTTTATGTCCATTGATGTGTTAAGTTATGCATGTGTATAATTTAATTCTATCTTTCAACCTTTTGCTTTCAGATAGACTTAGCAGCGGGAGTGACTGATGAATTATCATGTACATTTGCATTTTGAGAATGACAGATTGTTTTAATGGGAAGGTCAAACTTCCACGCAACAGTGACCCCCCTCGATTACCTTGGAGGCTTCTCAGGATACGAATCTATTTTGGAAATCCACATGATAATCAATATGGAGTTTTGTGTTGTTCAGTCAAGAGATTAACCAACAATTGAAGCTTGTTAGAAGAATTCTGACTTAGAAGAGAGGAATATGAACCATCCAAATGTTGTAGTAGGTTGTGTTAAAAGTGGGAATGCACATTTGTATATAGGTCTTCGGAATCTCGAAATGTACCTTTAATGGAAGTGGTCTTTGTTGTTGTATTGTTCTACATGGagggttttcaattttttggggGTCCATACAAGTAAGTTTATTTAGACGTCATATAGATCATTTCCACTAAGGCTTCTGAacgatttttttattcttgtagccattcagttttgataatttcttttaccATTCCAATATTAACTTTATGTAATTGAAAATTCGAAATGTTCGGAAACCCCCACCTTCATAATCCCTTTATTTTCCCGAGTAACTGATCCTTTCAATCCATTTCATTGTTTTTCTTACGACTGTTAGATGCATGATCAGGAACTAAGGTGTGAGTTACTTGTACTGGTAGGGTTTCCATTATTGCATGCGCAAGAACTGAAAATTAGTTTTGCAAAAACTCTGAAGCATGTTACTTCTAAATGCCGAGCACGTACTAGAGATGTACCCGTATTTGGTACTCATTGGATACTTATGGGTAcgtactaaaaatatttttcagaaaaaaagggTGCATACATGAGTACTTTTTGGCGTACGTACTCATGttgaagaatttaattttcttgtatATTATACTTGTTTATGTTTGGTTGAATGATATCATACAACTGTTTTTTTTACTGTCCGTGCATAATATTTTCTCTATATATAATtcctataataaaaaagaataaaaaagtgaaatatgtgattaatgatatgacaaaaagaaaaaaaggttaaagAGAAGTGGAAGTACTGTCTAAATATGGATATCATTGTTATCGTTGtatgaatattaatatattattgttttttctttgaaaatgagTTAGATTTCAATAAGCAAAAACAATTGTCATCAGGGGAACCAAATAATTAGTGTGATCTTTGGTTATGATTCTCTTGTTGGGAAGGAATGCATGATAATTGATAAAGATAATTCAGTAGTCACTTCAACTGCTAAATCTAATTGAAAACCAGCGAGCAAACGGAGGACAATATGTGTTCATGCAAATTTGAACCAAAGATGCTGTAAAATAACGAACTGTTGGTTTTtaacatgattatggtaattcTATTTTGGAACTACCAAATCTATTACACCATATAATCAAGACAATAGACTGTaccaagaataataataatcaagacAACAGAGATACATCATACATGTGTCTAATAAATTGATGCTTTCGCGTGCAATTAGGTAATATAGTACACATGTTTACTCCTAGCTAAATTCTGGTAAGAATTATTATTGATatgcttttataattttaatttacatacTCAGAATTTGTAAAtatcaataataaacaaattataaagcAAGCGTCAGCTTAGTTGATTCTATCTTTTTCACATCTACTCTAACGTTGGATTTAAGGTTGATGCTACTAGATAATAAGTATTCacctattcaaaaaaaaaaactttccacCTTAATTTGTGTTAGCCTTTTTGATTCGTAAAAATCTAAGGCAAATAccaaaaatttacaataacttgTGCATTTTGTTTAACACACTGGATTGACGTTAGTTAATGTTAACTAACAAGaaattaatactaaaatttaactTCAACCAAATTTGCATCGATTTTGATATTGACACAAAACTAAtgctataattatatttattgttgattTTGCTCAGTTAGCATCGACTTTTTGACAGGGAGCCGGATCCTTTCCAGGGTGGTGCTCTCTCTGGCCTAgcttagtttttgtattaatattgagagaaaaaaattgaatggcAAAAGAAACGTGAGCCTCCATTCAATTTCCTAGTTTgccatgtttttcttttaaaatcagAATCATTGAATTAATTCAACAGCTCATGCATGCTTGAACTGGAGAGACCACCTCACTGGAGAGGATCCAGATTCCTTTGAGTGAgtctaatttaaattattcttggaatgtaaaaataattaaaacgtaGTTATTTAAACTGCGTGTTTGGTTATCCATCACGTCAAAAGAGATCCACCTCTCCCGAAGCACCAAATTAATGTTTAGCTTATGCGTCTTTAATTTGAGCATTGTTTGACGTGATTTTGCCTTTTTAACATGGATCCTTAACGCAATATCAAACACACTAAATgttaaatcaattataataagGTGTGcacttctattttttaatggaGGCCCGGCCCGgacattttgttgcaaaatatatgattatttataaagttcacttaataataaattatgtgttGAATAATATGTTGTTAGATTTTGTATGATTCATTAAATTTGTACTAGAAATGTCTACATAGATTAGTTCAGACAGAGAagattatcaaataaaaatcagaaatcttctgagaaaatgagaaaaaaaaaaaaaagaattagattCCAGCGCCCTATCTACTAACTCGTGAAAGTATGCCattttttcaatgaaaaaacataaaagaaattcaACGAGAATTGACATAAATGATATAAGCAAACTAAACTgattcaataaaatttgggttggATATTTGTCAGTGGTCCGTTTGCATGTCTCAAGACTGGCATAGGACAAATTAAAGGCTTCCCCTCCTACATGAGTTAAAGCATGTTCACAACAAAAGTCATCATAAACTAGTAAATATATAGTATGTTAACTAAAAGTAAAAGTTCAAACGAGCTATTTCctgtttgaagttttgaaccATCAACTTCACTGTCGGATAGCTTGGGGGATACAAATGATTCGATATATTGTGTAAGGAACATTTACCTTACAATTTGATTAATTGAACTTGAGTTACAATTTCATAGGATGTGTATTTTTCTGAAATAGTATCTCGGGACCAATTAAAACTAAGATCTACATGTATTCGGTTCACCCAAACCTAAAACACTTGAAGCACAAACACCTTCAAGGGGGCAGACATAAAACGCATGGCCCGTGAACAGGTCACTAGAACTATGTCACCGTAACCGTTTAACTAATTTTTCCGTCCAAATTTGCATATATAAAGGGAATTCTAGGTATGAAGTTTAATTTAACTCTCATAATTTACTCTCGATCTCCTCTCTCAAACTTTGACTTGGGCTTCAGATTGTTTATAGGTGTACTTCACTGATATTGTGCACGCCACCTCCAACGAACATGTACATCAATTTCTGATGAATATGCATGGAAACATTACTTGAATTAAGCATTTGCTGTaatggacaaaacttagataatACTCCTAGTATTATCTACGTAATGGTTTAATCTCGATAATCTACGTAATAGTTTCTATTAAATGGTAACTTAAATTATTAAGATAAaactcttatttaattaaaaaatgacatcAAGAGCACCTATGATACTGTATCTAATTTCACGAAATATTGTAAAATGCAAATCAGTGTAATCTCTAGGTGGGTGCACATGCATGCTGAAGAAGATTCAAGTACTTTTTGTTTTC comes from the Glycine soja cultivar W05 chromosome 6, ASM419377v2, whole genome shotgun sequence genome and includes:
- the LOC114414711 gene encoding probable protein phosphatase 2C 12 isoform X3, encoding MGFLPILFLGDEWVAALPRALVAGFVKTDKDFQEKAQTSGTTVTFMIVEGWVLTVASVGDSRCILEPSEGGIFYLSADHRLESNEEERVRITSSGGEVGRLNTGGGTEVGPLRCWPGGLCLSRSIGDMDVGEFIVPVPHVKQVKLSTAGGRIILSSDGVWDALSAEMALDCCRGMPPEAAATHIVKESVQAKGLRDDTTCIVIDILPLEKPPTSVPTQKKPVKGMLKSIFRKKSSESSTFIEKEYLEPDVVQELYEEGSAMLSERLETKYPLCNMFKLFICAVCQVEIKPGEGISIHEGLTNPGRLRPWDGPFLCSSCQEKKEAMEGKRTSDLAAGVTDELSCTFAF
- the LOC114414711 gene encoding probable protein phosphatase 2C 12 isoform X1 yields the protein MSARSEHQSVPLSVLLKRELANEKIEKPEVVILHGQASENKKGEDFTLLKTECQRVLGDGVSTYSVFGLFDGHNGSAAAIYAKENLLNNVLSAIPSDLNRDEWVAALPRALVAGFVKTDKDFQEKAQTSGTTVTFMIVEGWVLTVASVGDSRCILEPSEGGIFYLSADHRLESNEEERVRITSSGGEVGRLNTGGGTEVGPLRCWPGGLCLSRSIGDMDVGEFIVPVPHVKQVKLSTAGGRIILSSDGVWDALSAEMALDCCRGMPPEAAATHIVKESVQAKGLRDDTTCIVIDILPLEKPPTSVPTQKKPVKGMLKSIFRKKSSESSTFIEKEYLEPDVVQELYEEGSAMLSERLETKYPLCNMFKLFICAVCQVEIKPGEGISIHEGLTNPGRLRPWDGPFLCSSCQEKKEAMEGKRTSDLAAGVTDELSCTFAF
- the LOC114414711 gene encoding probable protein phosphatase 2C 12 isoform X2, which gives rise to MSARSEHQSVPLSVLLKRELANEKIEKPEVVILHGQASENKKGEDFTLLKTECQRVLGDGVSTYSVFGLFDGHNGSAAAIYAKENLLNNVLSAIPSDLNRDEWVAALPRALVAGFVKTDKDFQEKAQTSGTTVTFMIVEGWVLTVASVGDSRCILEPSEGGIFYLSADHRLESNEEERVRITSSGGEVGRLNTGGGTEVGPLRCWPGGLCLSRSIGDMDVGEFIVPVPHVKQVKLSTAGGRIILSSDGVWDALSAEMALDCCRGMPPEAAATHIVKESVQAKGLRDDTTCIVIDILPLEKPPTSVPTQKKPVKGMLKSIFRKKSSESSTFIEKEYLEPDVVQELYEEGSAMLSERLETKYPLCNMFKLFICAVCQVEIKPGEGISIHEGLTNPGRLRPWDGPFLCSSCQEKKEAMEGKRTSDRLSSGSD